One Bacillus amyloliquefaciens DSM 7 = ATCC 23350 DNA window includes the following coding sequences:
- a CDS encoding LacI family DNA-binding transcriptional regulator: protein MATIKDVAGAAGVSVATVSRVLNDNGYVHEDTRTKVMLAMEKLNYYPNEVARSLNKRESRLVGLLLPDITNPFFPQLARGAEDELQREGYRLIIGNSDEELEKELDYLQTFKQNQVAGILAATNYPDLTEYSGSLYPVVFLDRTKEGAPSVFSDGRAGGKRAAEEMLRGQSTSITLVKGPGHLQTAQERFNGALDVLQKAGAQFNVISAASFSIKDAAILAEELFAAYPETDGVIASNDIAAAAVLHEALRLGKKVPEEIQIIGYDDIPQSGLLFPPLSTIRQPAYEMGKRAANLLLQLIKKEPPKETAIQMPVTYIKRQTTRKDDHHE from the coding sequence AAAGGTCATGCTGGCCATGGAGAAGCTGAATTATTATCCGAATGAAGTTGCCCGTTCTCTTAATAAAAGAGAATCCAGACTGGTCGGGCTTTTGCTTCCGGATATTACAAATCCCTTTTTCCCGCAGCTTGCCCGCGGCGCTGAAGACGAATTGCAGCGGGAAGGATACCGGCTGATCATCGGCAACAGCGATGAAGAATTGGAAAAAGAACTCGACTACCTGCAAACATTTAAACAAAATCAAGTTGCCGGTATTTTGGCAGCCACCAATTATCCCGACCTTACCGAATACAGCGGCAGCCTTTACCCGGTCGTATTTCTGGACCGGACAAAAGAAGGCGCCCCGTCCGTATTCAGTGACGGACGGGCAGGCGGAAAACGAGCGGCTGAAGAAATGCTCCGCGGCCAAAGCACAAGCATCACGCTTGTCAAAGGCCCCGGCCACCTTCAAACCGCTCAGGAACGTTTTAACGGCGCACTTGATGTGCTGCAAAAAGCCGGCGCGCAGTTCAATGTCATCTCCGCCGCTTCATTTTCCATCAAGGATGCGGCCATTTTAGCAGAAGAATTGTTTGCCGCATACCCGGAAACCGACGGCGTCATCGCCAGCAACGATATTGCGGCGGCCGCCGTACTCCATGAGGCGCTGCGGCTCGGTAAAAAAGTTCCGGAGGAGATTCAGATTATCGGATATGACGATATTCCGCAGAGCGGGCTTTTATTCCCGCCCCTTTCAACCATTCGCCAGCCTGCATATGAGATGGGAAAACGAGCGGCAAACCTGCTGCTGCAATTGATAAAGAAAGAACCGCCGAAAGAGACGGCCATACAAATGCCCGTGACATACATAAAAAGACAAACGACGAGAAAGGATGATCACCATGAGTGA
- the rbsK gene encoding ribokinase gives MSEICVIGSCSMDLVVTSERRPKAGETVLGADFQTVPGGKGANQAVAASRLGANVYMVGKAGSDSYGKAIIENLQANGVNTDYMETITHKKSGTAHIVLAEGDNSIVVVKGANDDISPAYAKRALAKLPGIDIVLIQQEIPEETVEEVCSYCRAHQIPVILNPAPARPLKQSTIENAAYLTPNEHEASILFPDRTKEEALAGYPGKLFITEGKQGVRYSDGTAERLVPAFPVEAVDTTGAGDTFNAAFAVALAEGQDIEQALLFANRAASLSVQHFGAQGGMPARKEVEELLS, from the coding sequence ATGAGTGAAATTTGTGTTATCGGCAGCTGTTCTATGGATCTTGTTGTCACATCTGAACGACGCCCGAAAGCGGGAGAAACCGTACTGGGCGCAGACTTTCAAACCGTGCCCGGAGGAAAAGGCGCCAATCAGGCCGTAGCAGCTTCCCGCCTGGGCGCAAACGTATATATGGTAGGAAAAGCAGGCAGTGACAGTTACGGAAAAGCGATTATTGAAAATCTGCAGGCAAACGGTGTCAATACGGACTATATGGAAACGATTACACACAAAAAAAGCGGAACGGCTCATATTGTGCTCGCAGAAGGAGATAACAGCATCGTCGTCGTAAAAGGCGCAAACGATGACATCTCCCCTGCTTATGCCAAAAGAGCGCTCGCGAAACTTCCCGGCATTGACATTGTGCTGATCCAGCAGGAGATCCCTGAAGAAACCGTTGAAGAAGTGTGCAGCTACTGCCGCGCGCATCAAATTCCGGTTATCCTGAATCCGGCGCCGGCCCGCCCGCTGAAACAATCAACCATTGAGAATGCCGCTTATCTTACGCCGAACGAACATGAAGCATCCATTTTATTTCCTGACCGGACGAAAGAAGAAGCGCTCGCCGGCTATCCCGGCAAATTGTTTATTACCGAAGGAAAACAAGGCGTGCGGTACTCAGACGGCACCGCGGAACGGCTCGTTCCCGCCTTCCCTGTTGAAGCGGTCGACACGACGGGAGCCGGCGATACCTTTAATGCGGCATTTGCCGTCGCACTCGCGGAAGGACAGGACATCGAACAAGCGCTTCTGTTTGCCAACCGCGCCGCCTCCCTGTCCGTGCAGCACTTCGGCGCCCAAGGCGGCATGCCTGCCAGAAAAGAAGTCGAGGAGCTGCTGTCATGA
- the rbsD gene encoding D-ribose pyranase encodes MKKHGMLNSHIAKVLADLGHTDLIAIADAGLPVPDGVPKIDLSLTAGVPAFRDVTKLVAGEMAVEKVIAASEIKDANPENARFIESHFSEQTIEYMSHEEFKRLTRKAKAVIRTGEMTPYANCILQAGVIF; translated from the coding sequence ATGAAAAAACACGGAATGTTAAACAGCCACATTGCCAAAGTATTAGCCGATCTCGGGCATACAGACCTCATCGCGATCGCCGATGCGGGTCTCCCCGTCCCTGATGGTGTCCCTAAAATTGATTTGTCCTTAACGGCGGGCGTTCCCGCCTTTCGGGACGTTACCAAACTGGTCGCCGGAGAAATGGCAGTCGAAAAGGTGATTGCCGCCTCTGAAATCAAAGACGCAAATCCTGAGAATGCAAGATTTATAGAAAGCCATTTCTCAGAGCAGACGATCGAATACATGTCCCATGAAGAATTCAAACGGCTCACACGGAAAGCAAAAGCCGTCATCCGAACGGGTGAAATGACGCCATACGCCAACTGCATCCTGCAGGCGGGTGTGATTTTTTAG
- a CDS encoding sugar ABC transporter ATP-binding protein encodes MHIGMTDIHKAFGKNQVLSGVSFELLPGEIHALMGENGAGKSTLMNLLTGLHRLDKGNITINGTNMSFSNPKEAEKHGIAFIHQELNIWPDMTVLENLFIGKELTTAFGVLETKKMKALAKLQLEKLGVSLPLDREAGQCSVGQQQMIEIAKALMTNAEVIIMDEPTAALTEREISKLFEVMTALKQDGVSIVYISHRMEEIFSICDRITIMRDGLTVDTAHIKDTNFDEVVKKMVGRELTDRYPTRTPSLGDKVLEVKNASKKGSFSQVSFHVRAGEILGVSGLMGAGRTEIMRALFGIDRLDSGEIRISGRKTDIRNPYDAIRKGLGLITENRKDEGLLLDTSIRENISLPNLTSFSPKGIIDRKREAEFVELLIKRLTIKTASPEIAARHLSGGNQQKVVIAKWIGIGPKVLILDEPTRGVDVGAKREIYSLMNELTDRGVAIIMVSSELPEILGMSDRIIVVHEGRINGEINAAGATQEHILTLATGGQQNEN; translated from the coding sequence ATGCACATCGGCATGACAGACATTCATAAAGCCTTCGGGAAAAACCAAGTGCTCTCCGGCGTCTCATTTGAGCTTCTGCCGGGAGAAATACACGCTTTAATGGGAGAAAACGGAGCGGGCAAATCGACTTTAATGAATCTGCTCACCGGGCTGCACCGGCTTGACAAAGGAAATATTACGATAAACGGAACAAATATGAGCTTCTCCAATCCAAAAGAAGCCGAAAAACACGGAATCGCCTTTATCCATCAGGAGCTGAATATATGGCCGGACATGACGGTGCTTGAAAACCTCTTTATCGGTAAAGAGCTGACGACGGCATTCGGTGTTTTGGAAACGAAGAAAATGAAAGCGCTAGCAAAATTACAGCTTGAAAAACTGGGTGTCTCACTGCCTCTTGATCGGGAAGCCGGACAATGTTCCGTCGGACAGCAGCAGATGATTGAGATTGCCAAAGCGCTGATGACAAACGCCGAAGTCATTATTATGGACGAACCGACCGCGGCGCTGACCGAACGGGAAATCAGCAAGCTGTTTGAAGTGATGACGGCGTTAAAGCAGGACGGCGTATCAATCGTCTATATATCGCACCGAATGGAAGAAATTTTTTCAATTTGTGACCGGATCACGATTATGCGGGACGGCCTTACTGTCGACACGGCGCATATTAAAGACACCAATTTTGATGAAGTGGTCAAAAAAATGGTCGGGCGGGAGCTGACCGATCGATATCCGACACGTACACCGTCACTCGGCGATAAGGTGCTCGAAGTAAAAAACGCCTCAAAAAAAGGAAGCTTTTCACAGGTCAGTTTCCATGTGCGCGCCGGAGAAATCCTCGGTGTTTCCGGCTTAATGGGTGCCGGACGGACAGAAATCATGAGGGCGCTGTTCGGAATTGACCGGCTCGATTCCGGAGAGATCCGGATTTCCGGCCGAAAAACCGACATTCGGAATCCATATGATGCCATCCGTAAGGGACTGGGTCTGATTACAGAAAACCGCAAAGATGAAGGGCTGCTGCTGGATACGTCCATTCGTGAAAACATCTCATTGCCGAACCTGACCAGCTTCTCTCCGAAAGGCATCATTGACCGAAAACGCGAGGCGGAGTTCGTTGAGCTGCTCATCAAAAGGCTGACGATTAAAACCGCGTCTCCGGAAATCGCGGCGCGGCACTTATCAGGAGGTAATCAGCAAAAAGTCGTCATCGCCAAGTGGATCGGTATCGGTCCAAAAGTTCTCATCCTCGATGAACCGACAAGGGGCGTCGATGTAGGCGCGAAACGGGAAATCTATTCATTAATGAATGAACTGACCGATCGCGGAGTCGCCATCATCATGGTTTCTTCCGAGCTGCCGGAAATCCTTGGCATGAGTGACAGAATCATCGTCGTCCATGAAGGCCGCATCAATGGAGAAATCAATGCGGCCGGCGCAACACAAGAACACATCTTGACACTTGCCACGGGAGGGCAGCAGAATGAAAACTGA
- the rbsC gene encoding ribose ABC transporter permease RbsC, protein MKTEPMTPTEQKRFSIHTFTQKLGPFLGLLILVLIVSVLNPSFLEPLNILNLLRQVAINALIAFGMTFVILTGGIDLSVGAILALSSALVAGMMVSGIDPILAVILGCAIGAVLGMINGFLITKGKMAPFIATLATMTVFRGLTLVYTDGNPITGLGTNYAFQLFGRGYFLGIPVPAITMLIAFAALWILLHKTPFGRRTYAIGGNEKAALISGIKVPRIKIMIYSLTGLLSALAGAILTSRLNSAQPTAGESYELDAIAAVVLGGTSLSGGRGRIIGTLIGVLIIGTLNNGLNLLGVSSFYQLVVKGIVILIAVLLDRKKSA, encoded by the coding sequence ATGAAAACTGAACCAATGACACCAACTGAACAAAAGCGTTTTTCCATTCATACCTTCACGCAAAAACTCGGTCCGTTTCTCGGCTTACTGATTCTTGTGTTGATCGTTTCTGTGTTAAACCCGAGTTTTCTTGAACCGCTCAATATTCTCAACCTTCTTCGGCAGGTTGCGATTAACGCACTGATCGCATTCGGAATGACATTTGTCATCTTAACGGGCGGCATTGATCTCTCTGTCGGAGCCATCCTCGCCTTATCAAGCGCATTAGTCGCCGGTATGATGGTATCAGGCATTGACCCGATCTTAGCCGTCATCCTCGGCTGCGCGATCGGCGCCGTACTCGGTATGATCAACGGTTTCTTAATAACAAAAGGGAAAATGGCCCCGTTCATAGCCACTTTAGCGACAATGACCGTCTTTCGGGGACTGACTCTCGTCTATACGGACGGAAATCCGATTACGGGACTCGGTACAAACTACGCTTTTCAATTATTCGGGCGCGGGTATTTTCTCGGCATCCCCGTCCCCGCCATTACGATGCTCATTGCATTTGCGGCCCTATGGATTCTTCTCCACAAAACACCGTTCGGCCGCCGGACATACGCCATCGGCGGCAATGAGAAAGCGGCGCTGATATCGGGAATCAAAGTACCCCGTATCAAGATCATGATCTATTCTCTGACAGGTTTATTATCGGCGCTGGCGGGAGCGATTCTGACATCACGCCTAAATTCCGCACAGCCGACGGCCGGGGAATCATACGAGCTGGACGCCATCGCAGCGGTTGTTCTCGGCGGAACGAGTTTGTCCGGCGGACGGGGGCGCATCATCGGAACGCTGATCGGGGTTTTGATTATCGGAACGCTGAACAACGGTTTGAACCTTCTCGGCGTATCATCTTTTTATCAGCTCGTCGTCAAAGGAATCGTCATTTTAATCGCGGTGCTGCTGGACCGCAAAAAATCGGCATAG